A single Inediibacterium massiliense DNA region contains:
- a CDS encoding alanine/glycine:cation symporter family protein, protein MFLKFLEVLVWEYMWGVPLIVIILGAGLYFTISTNFFQCRYLSHAFRKTKEEVFKKNPDKTSDGVVSPLQAMNIAIGTTVGVGNIGGVATAIAFGGPGAIFWMWVAGLVGQIIKMTEITLAVHYRSKNTYGYAYGGPNYYMQKGIGAEKKMKSLYHFLSFLFAFGFLVAFFINIQTYTVAEAIADTFNINMITSGIIYTVLLYIMIAGGLTSLGKIASILVPFMVLFYLSSGLFIIFKNIVQLPYAFELIFKSAFTGTAATGGFAGAAFSQAIKVGMSRSVFSNEAGWGSAPMIHASAKTNHPINQGILGVFEVFIDTFVICSITALTIIMTGQWSSGLDGATLTLSAFEVGIGTPAKIIIAIGVFLFGLTTSSGIYAQMEVVVRYLVGENKKKDLLLNLYKWLYPIPSLALVFIAVYYEFPGTIVWLFSDASSALPIFANVIALVLLFPRFMELLKDYKAKYLGIGKVDPDFKVFYEDRNKLNTQKFK, encoded by the coding sequence ATGTTCTTAAAATTTTTAGAAGTTCTCGTTTGGGAATATATGTGGGGTGTACCTCTTATTGTGATAATATTAGGAGCTGGTCTTTATTTTACAATATCTACAAATTTTTTTCAATGTAGATATCTATCTCATGCCTTTAGAAAAACAAAGGAGGAGGTATTTAAAAAAAATCCTGATAAAACAAGCGATGGTGTAGTTTCACCTTTACAAGCTATGAATATTGCAATAGGAACAACAGTTGGAGTAGGAAATATAGGAGGAGTAGCTACTGCTATTGCATTTGGAGGTCCAGGAGCTATATTTTGGATGTGGGTTGCTGGTCTTGTTGGACAAATCATAAAAATGACAGAAATCACTTTGGCAGTTCATTATCGCTCTAAGAATACCTATGGTTATGCATATGGTGGTCCAAATTACTATATGCAAAAAGGTATTGGCGCAGAAAAGAAAATGAAATCACTATACCATTTCTTGAGTTTTCTTTTTGCTTTTGGATTTCTTGTAGCTTTCTTTATCAATATACAAACCTATACTGTTGCTGAAGCCATTGCAGATACCTTTAATATTAATATGATCACCTCAGGGATCATATATACCGTATTACTATATATCATGATAGCAGGTGGGCTTACATCTCTTGGTAAAATTGCTTCCATTCTAGTTCCTTTTATGGTTTTATTTTATTTAAGTAGTGGACTTTTTATTATATTTAAAAATATAGTTCAATTGCCTTATGCCTTTGAATTAATATTCAAAAGTGCCTTTACTGGTACAGCTGCAACAGGAGGATTTGCAGGAGCAGCTTTTTCTCAAGCTATAAAAGTTGGGATGTCACGTTCTGTATTCAGTAATGAAGCAGGTTGGGGTTCTGCCCCTATGATACATGCCTCTGCAAAGACAAATCATCCTATAAATCAAGGTATACTGGGAGTATTTGAAGTTTTTATTGATACTTTTGTAATATGTTCTATTACAGCTTTAACTATAATTATGACAGGTCAATGGTCTTCTGGTTTAGATGGAGCTACTCTTACTCTTTCTGCCTTTGAAGTAGGAATAGGAACACCAGCTAAAATTATCATAGCTATAGGAGTATTTTTATTTGGTCTTACCACATCCTCTGGTATATATGCTCAAATGGAAGTTGTTGTAAGATATCTTGTAGGAGAAAATAAAAAGAAAGATTTATTATTAAATTTGTATAAATGGCTTTACCCAATACCAAGTTTAGCTTTAGTATTTATTGCAGTTTATTATGAGTTTCCAGGTACTATAGTTTGGCTATTTTCAGATGCATCATCAGCTTTGCCCATTTTTGCTAATGTTATAGCTTTAGTATTATTGTTCCCTAGATTTATGGAATTACTAAAAGACTATAAAGCTAAATATTTAGGAATTGGTAAGGTTGATCCTGATTTCAAAGTATTTTATGAAGATAGGAATAAACTAAATACACAAAAATTCAAATAA
- a CDS encoding dimethylarginine dimethylaminohydrolase family protein: MFKNVIVRKPGKSIVDGIGSECLGKPNYEKALKQHNFYVEALKKTGVEVTILESLEEYPDSCFVEDTAVLTKKCAIICNPGADSRNGEKIFMHETLKSFYENIEEVKAPGTIDGGDVMMVGDFFYIGLSNRTNKEGAIQFIEFLRKYGYSGTIVPLKEVLHLKTGLAYLENNNLLIAGEFIEDPRFKDFNKIIIPEDESYGANCIWMNGYVLVPQGYPKTKKAIEDLGYGVIEVDTSEYKKLDGGLSCLSLRF; this comes from the coding sequence ATGTTTAAAAATGTTATTGTAAGAAAACCAGGTAAATCTATAGTAGATGGAATAGGATCTGAATGTTTGGGCAAACCAAATTATGAAAAAGCATTAAAACAACATAACTTTTATGTTGAAGCTTTAAAGAAAACAGGAGTAGAAGTAACTATCCTAGAATCTCTAGAAGAGTATCCCGATTCTTGTTTTGTAGAAGATACAGCTGTATTAACTAAAAAATGTGCAATCATATGTAATCCAGGAGCTGATTCAAGAAATGGTGAAAAAATATTTATGCATGAAACTCTAAAAAGTTTTTATGAAAATATAGAAGAAGTAAAAGCTCCAGGAACTATTGATGGCGGAGATGTTATGATGGTTGGAGATTTTTTCTATATAGGATTATCCAACAGAACTAATAAAGAAGGGGCTATACAATTTATAGAATTCCTTAGAAAGTATGGTTATAGCGGAACTATAGTACCTCTAAAAGAAGTACTTCATTTAAAAACAGGTTTAGCCTACTTAGAAAACAATAACCTATTAATAGCTGGTGAATTCATAGAAGATCCAAGATTTAAAGATTTTAATAAAATAATCATTCCCGAAGATGAAAGTTATGGAGCTAATTGTATTTGGATGAATGGTTATGTATTAGTCCCACAAGGATATCCAAAGACTAAGAAAGCTATAGAAGATTTAGGGTATGGTGTGATTGAAGTAGACACATCAGAATACAAAAAATTAGACGGAGGCCTTAGTTGTTTATCTCTTAGATTTTAA
- a CDS encoding M48 family metallopeptidase: protein MIYKEFEFSHIVKKSDRKTFEIRIEPPDLVILKAPKKAKEEDIIKILKRKEKWIRNKLQLLKKINCLQKQYINGENFLYLGKNYLLKIIINSTVKNSTVEGIDQNLVVTMKENDQQALKDIVINWYAQKALEKIVERVNDFQKYFEVKPNKITIKNQKTRWGSCSSKRNLNFNFRIIIAPIEIIDYLVVHEMCHLIHMDHSKNFWGLVESIIPDYKKRREWLKVHGIELIL, encoded by the coding sequence ATGATATATAAAGAATTTGAATTTTCACATATAGTAAAGAAAAGTGATAGAAAAACTTTTGAAATAAGAATAGAACCACCAGATTTAGTTATTTTAAAAGCACCTAAAAAAGCTAAAGAAGAAGATATTATAAAAATTTTAAAAAGAAAAGAGAAGTGGATCCGAAATAAATTACAGCTTTTAAAGAAAATAAATTGTCTACAAAAGCAATACATAAATGGAGAAAATTTTTTATATTTAGGAAAAAACTATTTATTGAAAATAATCATAAATTCTACTGTCAAAAATTCTACAGTAGAAGGAATAGATCAAAATCTGGTGGTAACAATGAAAGAAAATGATCAACAAGCTTTAAAAGATATAGTTATAAATTGGTATGCACAAAAAGCTTTAGAAAAAATAGTCGAGAGAGTAAATGATTTTCAAAAGTATTTTGAAGTAAAACCTAATAAAATTACAATAAAAAATCAAAAAACCCGTTGGGGAAGCTGTAGTTCAAAGAGAAATCTAAATTTTAACTTTAGAATTATCATAGCACCTATTGAAATCATAGATTATTTAGTAGTTCATGAAATGTGCCATCTTATACATATGGATCATTCAAAAAACTTTTGGGGATTGGTAGAAAGTATCATCCCTGATTATAAAAAAAGAAGAGAGTGGTTAAAGGTTCATGGCATAGAACTTATTTTGTAA
- a CDS encoding PadR family transcriptional regulator encodes MTQIEVVLLSLLYDKDYYGYEMELIIEQRNMREWTDIGFSSIYNSLNKLQKKDLIDSRYEKEYGSPKRKVYFIKEETKEILKKNIIKKLSEYSRDPSEFDVGMAFSYLISNEEFYKSIVKRKENLIKRKDFILKKYHQHPTAQTRPHIKALFERPIVCIDAEMNWIENFIKENFERGDV; translated from the coding sequence ATGACTCAAATTGAAGTTGTACTGTTATCCCTTTTATATGATAAAGATTATTATGGGTATGAAATGGAATTGATTATAGAACAAAGAAATATGAGAGAGTGGACAGATATAGGATTTTCTTCTATTTACAATTCTTTAAATAAACTTCAAAAAAAAGATTTAATAGATTCGAGATATGAAAAAGAATATGGTTCTCCTAAAAGAAAAGTATATTTTATAAAAGAGGAAACAAAGGAAATTCTTAAGAAAAATATTATAAAAAAACTAAGTGAGTATAGTCGTGACCCAAGTGAATTTGATGTAGGCATGGCATTTTCTTATTTGATTTCAAATGAAGAATTTTACAAATCTATTGTAAAACGTAAAGAGAATTTGATAAAAAGGAAGGATTTTATTTTGAAAAAATATCACCAGCATCCTACAGCTCAAACAAGACCACATATAAAGGCTTTATTTGAAAGACCTATTGTATGCATAGATGCTGAAATGAATTGGATTGAAAACTTTATTAAAGAAAATTTTGAAAGAGGAGATGTATAG
- a CDS encoding YjdF family protein, with the protein MKISIGLTVLFEDPFWIGVFERNYDEKYEVSRIVFGSEPKDYDVYDFILKEFYNIKFTKPIFMDKKIDKKINPKRLQRKIKKQVENNGIETKAQLAIKLQYQENKVEGKKRSKEKKEEDQRRRFEMKQQKKKEKHKGH; encoded by the coding sequence ATGAAAATTAGTATTGGGTTGACTGTTTTATTTGAAGATCCTTTTTGGATAGGAGTATTTGAAAGAAATTATGATGAAAAATATGAAGTTTCAAGAATCGTATTTGGTTCAGAGCCTAAAGATTATGATGTATATGATTTTATATTAAAAGAATTTTACAATATAAAATTTACGAAACCTATTTTTATGGATAAAAAAATAGATAAAAAAATAAATCCTAAAAGATTGCAGAGGAAAATAAAAAAACAGGTAGAAAACAATGGAATAGAAACAAAGGCTCAACTGGCTATAAAACTTCAATACCAAGAAAATAAAGTAGAAGGAAAAAAGAGATCCAAAGAAAAGAAAGAAGAAGATCAAAGAAGAAGATTTGAGATGAAACAACAAAAGAAAAAAGAAAAACATAAAGGACATTGA